From the Lolium rigidum isolate FL_2022 chromosome 2, APGP_CSIRO_Lrig_0.1, whole genome shotgun sequence genome, one window contains:
- the LOC124691955 gene encoding EIN3-binding F-box protein 1-like, producing the protein MPAFRAYGDGGCLVSAPAELSGMFCRGAGGVVQVQQQRKRSLVAASAVAAAAAAAEYVRASKKARQPAQPSLDALPDECLFEVLRRLPGGRERADSACVSRRWLALLASIRASELGHHATTTAPPLPDLNEEFVMEDDSSSSPAADPAVERALEGKEATDIRLAAMAVVAGSRGGLERLAVRGSHPARGVTDQGLLAVARASPNLRSLALWNVPLVTDAGLAEIAAGCPKLERLDITACPLITDKGLAAVAQGCPDLVSLTMESCSGLGNDGLRAVGRCCARLQALSIKNCAHVGDQGISSLVCSASATLAKIRLQGLNITDASLAVIGYYGKAVTDLTLARLAAVGERGFWVMANANGLQNLRCISVTSCPGVTDLAIVSVAKFCSSLKQLCLKKCEHVSDAGLKAFAESAKLLENLQLEECNRVTLVGVLACLVNCSQKFRALSLVKCTGVKDICAAPARLPVCKSLRFLTIKDCPGFTDASLAVVGMICPQLEQVDLSGLGEVTDSGLLPLITSSESGLVKVDFSGCKNITDVAVSALMKAHGKSIKQVSLEGCSKITDASLFSISENCAELAELDLSNCMISDSGIASLAAAKQFQLRVLSLFGCTNVTQRSVPFLGNMGKLEGLNLQFCNMIGDHSIASLEKQLWWCDILA; encoded by the exons ATGCCTGCCTTCCGCGCCTATGGAG ACGGCGGGTGCCTCGTCTCCGCCCCCGCGGAGCTCTCCGGCATGTTCtgccgcggcgccggcggcgtcgtCCAGGTCCAGCAGCAGCGGAAGCGCTCCCTAGTGGCCGCGtcggcggtcgccgccgcggcagcggcggcggagtaCGTGAGGGCCAGCAAGAAGGCGCGGCAGCCGGCGCAGCCGTCCCTGGACGCGCTGCCGGACGAGTGCCTCTTCGAGGTCCTGCGCCGCCTCCCGGGCGGCCGCGAGCGGGCCGACTCCGCCTGCGTCTCTCGCCGCTGGCTCGCGCTCCTCGCCTCCATCCGGGCCTCCGAGCTCGGCCAccacgccaccaccaccgccccacCCCTCCCGGATCTCAACGAGGAGTTCGTCATGGAggacgactcctcctcctcccccgccgcggATCCCGCCGTCGAGCGGGCGCTCGAGGGCAAGGAGGCGACCGACATCCgcctggccgccatggccgtcgtCGCGGGGTCCCGGGGCGGGCTGGAGAGGCTGGCCGTGCGCGGGAGCCACCCGGCGCGCGGGGTCACGGACCAGGGCCTCCTGGCCGTCGCCCGCGCCAGCCCAAACCTCCGCTCCCTCGCCCTCTGGAACGTGCCGCTCGTCACCGACGCCGGGCTCGCCGAGATCGCCGCCGGGTGCCCCAAGCTGGAGCGCCTCGACATCACCGCCTGCCCGCTCATCACGGACAAGGGCCTCGCCGCCGTGGCGCAGGGGTGCCCCGACCTGGTCTCCCTCACCATGGAGTCGTGCTCCGGGCTCGGCAACGACGGCCTCAGGGCGGTCGGCCGGTGCTGCGCCAGGCTGCAGGCCTTGAGCATCAAGAACTGCGCGCACGTCGGGGACCAGGGCATCTCTAGCCTCGTCTGCTCGGCGTCTGCCACTCTGGCCAAGATCCGGCTGCAGGGGCTGAACATCACTGATGCTTCGCTGGCCGTGATTGGGTACTACGGGAAGGCCGTCACGGATCTCACGCTTGCTCGCCTTGCTGCTGTTGGGGAGAGGGGGTTCTGGGTGATGGCCAATGCCAACGGCCTGCAGAATCTGAGGTGCATCAGTGTCACCTCCTGCCCTGGGGTCACCGATCTCGCCATTGTCTCTGTTGCCAAGTTCTGCTCAAGCCTGAAGCAGCTCTGCCTCAAGAAGTGCGAGCATGTGTCCGATGCTGGTCTCAAGGCGTTCGCGGAATCAGCCAAGCTGCTGGAGAACCTGCAGCTTGAGGAGTGCAACAGGGTTACTCTTGTCGGTGTTCTTGCCTGCCTCGTCAACTGCAGCCAGAAGTTCAGGGCTCTCTCTTTGGTGAAATGCACCGGTGTCAAGGATATCTGCGCCGCTCCTGCGCGGCTGCCTGTCTGCAAATCGCTCCGTTTCTTGACCATCAAGGATTGCCCGGGTTTCACTGATGCAAGCTTGGCTGTGGTTGGAATGATTTGTCCTCAGCTGGAGCAGGTCGATCTGAGTGGTCTCGGTGAGGTCACTGACAGTGGGCTTCTTCCCTTGATTACATCTTCGGAGAGTGGTTTGGTCAAGGTTGACTTCAGTGGTTGCAAGAACATTACAGATGTTGCTGTTTCTGCCCTGATGAAGGCACATGGGAAATCTATTAAGCAAGTTAGCCTTGAGGGCTGCAGCAAGATCACAGATGCAAGCCTCTTCTCCATTTCTGAGAACTGCGCTGAGCTTGCGGAGCTTGATCTTTCTAACTGCATGATTAGCGACTCTGGTATCGCAAGCCTGGCAGCCGCAAAGCAGTTCCAGCTTCGTGTCCTCTCGCTGTTTGGCTGCACGAATGTCACTCAGAGGAGTGTGCCGTTCCTGGGCAACATGGGTAAGCTTGAGGGCCTCAATCTCCAGTTCTGCAACATGATCGGTGACCACAGCATTGCATCGCTGGAGAAGCAGCTCTGGTGGTGCGACATTCTCGCTTAG